Genomic DNA from Cheilinus undulatus linkage group 10, ASM1832078v1, whole genome shotgun sequence:
TATTGATCACAAGATAATCCATTTGTGATGATAATGCTGAATGGGAATTagcattttaattatttgagGAGAATTTGTAATatctattatcattattatattcACAAGTGTGCAGTCATGCCTTCACGCCAGTTGTAGCATCATGTTTTAGGGTTGTTTATCTATTCCTTCATACTGTATGTCTTCTGTCAGAGATATTTTTTGAATGCAATATCTGGAACACTAGGAGGGATTTTCTTCATACTTTGCACAGATGTCCACTCCAacttaaggatgaactgataggattttggaggtcaaaggtcattgggCTGTATAATAATTCAGTCACATTATAATGGAAACCAGCCCAGCTCATATTCTGGATCCACTGCTGTACTTTTAATGATTGTAATCCTTGTCAAGGCGTATTACCACCAGGAATTAGAGCTAGTCCAGTTGTGCTTTCATCTTTCATGTTATGTGTTTACGTTGTGCagatggatgtttaaaaaaaaaaggtctgagTGACATTTGGCGTTTGTTCCATTTAGACTTGTTTTTgaactgactttgtttttgtgtctttacatAGATATCATGAACAGTCATTcagcttaaaaaaataagatttttggTCTGTATTTCCCAGCCCTTATCTTAAGATAAGTTGTACATTATACTGTGTGTTTTTCAGGTTCCAGTTCATTGTTCCAAAGAGATGGAAGAACAACAGACCTGTGTGTATACAACTGGCCGGGACCGGCGACCAtgtaagacacacaaacacaggcagaCAGCACATGGCATCCACAATGTTGTTCCCATGAACATTAACGtgtctttttaatttgtttttggtCACTAACAAAATTCCACTTGTTTGGAAATCTGCCTTCATTCTCCCTCTGTTAAAAGAAGGAGACCCTACACTTTAAAGCAATTGTAGGCCAGTTTCAAAACTGTCTTGGCTAAGATGTTTGAAATCCCTTGTGAGTGAGTCATCGAACAATATTTCATCTGGTATCAGTCAGGTTTTAGGAAAAAACGCACAGCTGCTTTAAAGTCAACAGTAAGGAACactgtgctgctgtttttatgatttgtgTAAGGCCTTTGACACAGTTTTTATCAACAGTATCAGTCATTATGTTCCCAATGCAAATTCTAATTTCTATGCAGATAACACTGTCATTTACTGCTCTGCTCCTACAAAAAATCAGGCTCTCTGTTGCTTAAGAAGCCTTTGATATTGTACAGAACACTCTCTGTGAGTTAAAATTGTTTCTAAATCCTGGTGAAACCAAACTCAGTGTTTTCAAACTCATAGAGAAAATAGGTGAACCTGCCCTCTATCATTACATCACGGGGTGATGTGATCAAGTCTGTATCATCTTATCAATAACTTTGATTCTTGATTGATGAGTCACTGTCTTTTAAGCTTCATATCAAACAACTTGTAAAGAAGTTAAAGCTGTGACTGGTTTTTTTTAGGAAATAAGtctttatttcagaaataagtcttttttcttgtttttattttgatgcaaAGTAAAGacttgtttctgccacttttatgcctctGCTTGATTATGAGGACgttctgtacatgcatgcatcttctcaatgcCTTAAATCCTTGGATACTGTAAACCACTGAGGTTTATATCAAATCTTGAGTCCTTAACTCATTGTATTCTGTATGATTGAGTTAATTGGCCTTTATTGACCACAAGTAGGCTAAATCATTGCCATATCCTTATCCATAAGGCTTTTCTAAATCAACTTCCATCATACTCGTgggattttattcatgtgacaAGTTCTGGAAGCTTCAGTttttgctctgtgactcagtcataTAATTTACTTTGCTGTCTGTTCCCAAAGTAAAGTCCTGCTTCTTGCACACCTTTAACAAAGTTTTTGTTATGGCTTCTGTAACATTTGTCTCAAGGTGCAACTATTactgaaacacagaaaattcacaaaatttttaaaaaacgacaTAACAAGgttaaagaaaaattacaaaCCCGTTTGTACGTCTCTACACAACTTACATACACACGTGTGCACATACATGTATGTGAAATCAGATATGTGTGTGTTGTCATGCACGGGACATCCCGCCTGCTGCTTGATACACATGTGAGTTCACTGATCTCTCATCCTAATGTGATCTGATCCTCGTTCTCTCTCATTGTGTGTGTTTAGTATTTCTGGCGTCGGAGGACTCTGATGGCTCGTCCGATGGTTAAAGAAGCAGCCATGGCGTCTCTGCTCTTAGAGAATCCCTACTATATCCTTTTAAGCTCTGTACTGGATTCTAATTTGCTGCTGGGTGATGATTATTCATTACATTACTAAAAATGAACTACCTTTAATCTATATATGGACTATGTGTGcagtgtgtttattttcatattaatAAAGCAATCACCCATCAGCCTGCACTTGAAACCATTTTTTGATTAAACTTTCATACATGTCTTACACAGTACAAAAATTTATGATAACATTGGTAatgatataataataaataaatcttaagacaaaaaatataacaaCAGAACCAAAGAGATTTTCACAGTCtatcacaaaaaaagaaattttaacctttttaaaatgaaactctCTGATTCCTTTGCGGTCTGTTTGTTTCTTAACCTTTGACCACATGGATACCGTAAACCCAAAGACCAGCTGTAAGTCCACTCCCcttcattaaatgtttaaattaataaGGGTTTATTTTCTTCCCCTCACACTGTAAATCTCACATAGTTATAACTTTAACAACTAACTTTCTGTATGAATCCAGGAGGTCCTGTTTGAAGAATGTCTCAGATCTGTTTGTGATGGGCGGTGCTCTGATCCTGGAGTCCACTGTGCTGCTGCGATGGCTGCAGAGAGAAGGTTACTGGCCCCTGGGCATGACTGGCATCTCAATGGGAGGCTACGTATGTTAATTGATAATACTTTATCTTGTTCTCTTAGTAATCAGATTCATGATAAAGACCATTATCTCCATCGGAAGaattgtactttttaaaaaatgatatttatcatatttttcttATAATAACATTTATTGGGATGTCTGGCATCTCCATGAGAGTATATGTATGTTTAGTATATTAAATCATAATGATCACAATCAGAAAGATGCAGTCATGATGATTAAGACATTGTACACTGACCCCTTGTTAGTAGATGGTGTCATGATGGTAAACAATCATGTATTGACCCTGTGTGTGTAGATGGCGTCCTTGGCGGTGACGAACTGGCCAAAGCCAATCCCACTGGTTCCCTGTCTGTCCTGGTCCACAGCCTCTAGCGTCTTCACCACGGTAACATGTTACATGATCAGTGAGGTCACTTCCTGTGATTAATGCATTGCAACAGCTGAGTTATTCACCTTGCATCTGCTGTTTATCTCTGGTCTATTCTCACTGGCTGATGGATCTGTAATTTCAACCTCATTGGTTGGATTATAAAGCAGAATTTGatcaaaacatggaaaaattaGAAATTTGCCATATGGTGAATTGAAAACACTCATTAAGTTCAGTActaatcattttttattctgtGCTACTGTGTGCGTGTATGTGCACAGGGCGTGCTCAGCAGAGCAGTGAACTGGTCCGAGCTGGAGAAACAGTATGCTGTTAACTCGGTGTATGAAGAGGAGATCATTAACCTGCTCGAGTACTGCGGGGTGAGTTCATACTCTAcatcattacctccgccaaggacgCTATGCGATcgacagggtttgttagtttgtttgttagcaacataactcataAAGTCATGAACGGATTTCAATGGAATTTTCAAGGACTGTCAGGAATGTCataaggaagaattgattagattttgggagtgattcagatcactgtctggatacaggaattttttaaaaggattctgtactatttgGATAGGGCTAATGACGGAGGTcagcgctctctgagtgcttttctagttgtgattgtgatcatcatcatcaactttATCATCGTTATATTCTTCGTCTTCATGACAGTCACCATCATTAGTTTCATCTTCGTCATCATCGCCTCTACTTGATCATCTCTACCATTATCAGtctcatcattattattatcatcttcttcttcatcaACTTTATcttcaacatcatcatcatctttattatcatattcatcatcttcatcacaaCCTCGTTCATCATCTGTATCAACACATCGTCATCCTCATCTTTATATTCTTCATAATCATTTCagtcatcttcatcatcattaccACCATAATCTACATCTTCATCTGAATCATTGCCATCAATTTCATAATCTTCATCATTCTTATCATCTtaatcatcatcctcatcttcatcgTCATCTTTAACATTGTAATCATTATTTTCATCATGTACATCTTCTTCTTCATCATAATCACTTTTATTGTCTTGAGCTTAAACACCATTCTTACCTTTAACATCATTATTTCCCTGATCATTATTACCATTTCTAGGGATGCAATGCATGATATTGTATTTTTGCCAGtatccaatatgccaatatttgcTGATtcaattttagccaataccagTATGAACACagatatataaatgtagttcctGAAACTTCAGTCATAAAACACACTTAACAATTTAAAGTAACAAACTTGATTCCTAAGAGAACATACTTCAAAATTCAGAGAATGAGAATGGCATCAGTTGATGTAGGTATGTTGGCCCAGCCTAAAACTTACGTGTTCATAGATACTGCTATTATTTACAAGGCCAGTATTTGGAGTTGATATATTGGTTGTTAATATTGACTGaatttttcatatctgctgatactgattatAAACCTTTTCAATCTAATttctgccaataccgatatcatgctgataatgtCCTGCATCACTAACCATGTCCATTATTTtgttcatcatcttcatcactcTGACTGTGTCAGGTAAATATTCGAAACAAGACATTTTATAATCCAGATCCAGCTGTGGGtgtatatgaaaaaaatatatatcttggTATTCTTTTAAGATAAATGAATAAGTAATGGTTATTCCAATACCAGAAGGATATACTTTACTGTGATTCTGGAAAATATCAACTTGTTGCAGATACCtctgcaacaaaaatacaagtcctAACACCAAGTATTGGGCAATTTCTCATTTTATGAAATTGCAGGTAAACTTCTACACACAGTCtgtattgcaaaaaaaatcttatacctaatttaaaatgtgaatttgtcAATCAAAAACTACATATATTTTCTGCTGACAAATATGACATGAATTTTGTCTCTAAGAGTATATCTGTGTCATTTAGGCGGACTCTTTTAAGACATGTCAAGACTTGATAAAGAATCACGGATCCCTGGATGATCTGCTCACTCTGTCTGAGGACAGGTCTTCATCAGGACAGAAATCAGGACGGGGGTTTATGATTGGTGGAGACCATGTGGACCATTTGTTATCTTCAGTCAGCAGCAGCGGGACCACACATGACACCGTACGGAGGTAATCAAtacaatttattgtttttttttttttttttaaagaaacatagTGAACTCAGCTCAAAAGAAGCTTCAAATAATATTTgaataataatagtagtaataatatTCAGGATCAAATCACAGGTAGACAACAAGAGTCAAGGGTAACCCTTTGCAAGATTGCTCTTAGAAAAACTCACGTGGGTCCCAGGATACACTTTGTCCTTTCCAACATGACCAGTACACCAATGCCCTTGTTTTTACCACTGCCTTTGGTAAGTACTGGACGAAATCTAAGTGACTTCAGCCATTTAATGACTGAAGCTGTCTTTTGAGTCCAGTCCATGGCAATTGCCATATTGAAAACACTTCCCCAAATTTTCAATCAACCTAGAAACTGAcagaggtggagctgaggcCGTTCTTCAGCCTCCAGACAAACAGCTTCAACACACAAGCTTGTAGTAATATCAACCACTCCTGTCCCtcataaaacaaaatcaagccCCAAATGGTTTGTCCCCATAAagacattatttatttaaactagagaccttttttgaaccaggctttACAAAGAAACGTTGAGATTGCAAACAAAGATTGGAGAcatatttatttctgttgtaaatattggtattttTAGATTGGGTTTGTATCCGACTTCTTCTGCTTCCGCAGACAACCTCTAGTAGatactcaaggaactgcagatttttgcagTTCAACATTGTTCTCATTTGTCAACCACAGATTGCTGATTAGTTATAACACATTTACCAGGGACAAGCATAAACACATTCATGTCTGCCATGTTAAGTTTATCTGACAAAAAGGCTCGTcaaacaaacaatgaaaaatgcaATGTCTTGTAATGACTTTATGAAGTTTTAAtgtaaaatctttatttttcttcaagaAGTTTGAACTCCAGCATGCTGCAAGGGAGGAAGACGGCTTCAGACTCTCGGCCATCTTTGCACAAAGAGTCCATCAGCTTCATGAAAGGAGTGATGGATGAGTGTACCCACATGGCCAACTTCTCTGGTAACCTGTCTATTATTTCAtaacagaaataataataatcagtgAATAATAATCTCGATCTCAGAAGAgaagcaataataataattattaaccACAGTTATAAattaccattttatgaaaaaaattatcTGATCCCTGTTACCAGGGGATAGATTAATAAAGTTATACTTTGGGATAATGAAAGCAGAGATGTGTTTAATGAACACTGATAAAACTGGGACCTtttgatttttgactttttgaaatttaacaaaaaaacaacaatacagGTTTCTTACCGGCTTTGAACAAAAGAATACCCAATCAGAATTTCCTCTTCTCTGGTTTCTGATCACACACACAGTGGTCTATATCATGGTCATGTTTATTGTGCGTCCCATGCTGTACCTTCTCAGTACCTGTGGACACGTCCCTGATCATCGTGGTTCAGGCCAAAGAAGATGCTTACATCCCTCGGACCGGCGTCCTTAGCCTGCAGGAGATCTGGCCGCAGTGCGAGGTCAGATACCTGAACGGAGGGCACATCAGCGCCTACCTGTTCAAGCAGAACGTCTTCAGGTAAACAACACTCACTTGTCTACTACTACACTATGCACTACTACACACTACTGCTACTAAAGTTGTCCCCCTACTGCCCTGCATGTGTGTTAAGCATAATATCTTCAGGTTAATAACACAGCCTACGCCATGCATGTTGTTTTACGTGTTCCTCTGGTTGTTTATTGCTGGTGTTGTTGTATTTTCAGACAGGCCATATACGACGCTTTCAACAGATTCTGTGTCAAATATCCAAACCTGCACTAAACTTTGACCTGAGTAGTGACCTGATCCTGATCCTAATCCTGAACCTACATTTCAACATCCACCTGGACCTGGGCCTGATTCTGATCCTGGACCTTGAGCTGAATGGTGGTCATGACAAGTAGACAGTTGAGATCTTAAAGTCTGTAAATGATCAGTATGACTTCTATAAAGGGACAGcgtgtgagtgtgttttttgtTAGCGTCATTGTTGGCCTGGTCATGTGATCAGTACTTAAAGTTTGCTATGAAATAAATCCAGATGCTGTTGTGTTCAACCTTCGGGTGGTTTCTGCAGTTTGATAAATATAAAGAAAGAGATTTAACttctgaaaaatgaaataataattttatataaaaatttAATAATTCCAATGTTTTCCACATGTAACAcctgtttttaaatccattttttgtgTAATTACCCTTTATGTTACTAAAACagctttgatttatttgatAAGTCATTCATGTTGGCGCGTTACTCCCTCCATGATATAAAGGCCCAATATGTATGATTCAGTcaaacaattttatttaaatctggACATCCTGATTGGAGCAGAAACAGCCAataagagaggaggagaagaaagagtcAGAGGTGGTGACAGTCCAAGCTATAAACTTTCAGTTAACAGCCGACCAATGACCAGTGATGAAACTGAGATCATGTGACATCATAAAGGTCACACGATGTTTCTATCTTTTGCTTTCACATGATGGCATTGCTAAATTGTGCTTTGTTTGTGGTTGAGAtaagtttttgtctttaagtgAGAAATCAACCAGGGTTATAATTAATGATTTCAACCTTAGGTCTGAGTCTGCTCAGTAACAGTAATGTATAAAGAAGACAGAgacacatttaaatacaaaatcttAGTTTTATTCAATGTAgtggataaaaataataaatgtgtcTGGTTCAATTTTTCCAAAGATACTTATTTATCTTTATCACTATAATCTGCAATCCACTCTGAATGTTCGAGATTTCACCTGCTGAATTTCTCTCTGGATTAACAAAGAATCTGGAAAGTATCTATGAAGTGTCTCAAAGGTGTCTTCACACATCAGCTGTCGCCGAGTTGTCCAACTGACTTTAACATGTAAACGTTCTGAAGACTCACTGTAAAAAGCCTTTAAACTATGAAAAACTCAGTGTTTCTGACTTTCTTAAAATGTCATgtcaaaaaaacagatttttaaaaaaataaaacttcatatcaaaatgtttgtgtCACATGACAAGGTAAAACTGAGCTCAGCTGCAAGTCAATACACAAATATTGATATTCACGTAAGATTAAtgacaaattaatttaaatttagaaGTATttacttgtttgatttttgtttttgtgtttaagaAGTGCTCTGATGTGATCATAAATGTGCcattctattattttttttcttttttgtgtgtttcaatGTGGGATTTTTGTTATTTCCACTAACACCATTTCCTAATGTTTGTGTCCACACGTAACTACTTGatttctttttaagaaaaattacatttgtacaatttttaaaataaacatctgaTTCAGTTTTTCCTGATCAACCTGATTCCAATCTGTCAACAGTTGGTTTaataattaaatgtgtttttatgaacGAGGAACTCTGATTTTTATATAGAAACACACTTGTTAAGTGTTTATTAACCATGACAACACATGGAGAAGGAAAAACGATCAAATCGTTTTTTGTATGGTTTGTTCTGAACAGAATAATGTGAAATCCTTTTCCTGTGTGCCATATAAAAACTAATAAAGGATCAATGGGAAACATTTCTGTGGGTTATTGATCTGAACACACATCATGGATATTACTGATCTTGGAAAACACTTGTTGAattgtttttaaacattgtttATATTCTAAACCATTGATGAATGTACTTagatacagtgcattcagacccccttatttagttttattatgTCGCAGCATGATCCTACAATAGTTTAAATTCTGTAGTATTTCTCATTGATctgcactcagtaccccataattacaatgtaaaactttttcctttttttctgaaaatgtattaaaagacaAAACGGAAATATCACAATGACCTAAGTATTCATGCCCTTTACTCAGTATTTATTTGAAGCAGCTCTGGCAGgaattacagcctcaagtcttcTTGAATAtaatgcaacaagctttgcacatcTTGACTGGGGAATTGccattctttgcaaatcctctcaagctctgtcaggttggatAGAGACCATGGGTGGACAGCCAACTTCGGGTCTCTTCAGAGATGTTccatagggttcaagtcagtaTTCTGGATGGGCCACTCTGCAACATACACAGAGTTGTCCAAAAATAagttcaagtgtttttgcaaagggtctcaATATCTttgccaatgtgatatttccGTTTTTTATCTTTCATGATTTTGCAGGAATATCTAAAATTCGGTTTTTCTCTagattgagaaaaaaataaattgccTGATGTTACTATTTTAGCATCAGGCCTCATCAtcacaaaactgaaaatgtgaggggggtctaaatactttctaaatgcactgagCATTTAAAGTATATCATAAAGCATAAAGTACAAATAAacggcttttattttgttcaacTTAGGTTTctaaggcttttattttgtttcttgtttaCATATGTGAGGTGGAGCCGGATGTGACGTCAGCTCGGCCGTGTCCAGCTGATCGTTCGGTTGGGTCTCCgtcattttgttgttgtttttgatgagaaCACCTGGAGCCAACGACAGGACGCGCCGCGGACTTTCGGCGGGGTTCTGTTGCGCGTGCAGCTCACACCTGAGATACGTCACGGGAGCCGTTACCTGTCCGTTTGGGCTGTGACATCATCATGGCCTGCTGTGATGCTAAGCTAACGAGCTAGCTGTCAGCGTTAGCATGACGTGCTACATTCAGGGACCATGGAGGGAGGCGGAAAACACAGCTCCAGGAGGCTAAGCTCCAGGaggctaagctaagctaacagctGAGGAGGAGtgcgtgtgtgtatgtgtgggctgtttaagttagcattttagcatgtAGGCAGACAGACCGTAACCGAGTAGCTGTGTGTAGTTGTGACTCCACTGTGAGTGTGAGCTACACGAACACGCAAAAACACACTCGCACACACTCTTCGTTGTGTTATGTTCGGGTAGCTGGTGTTTCCtgtcagaggtcagagttcATTTCTCAGAGGGTGTGTGGGCTCCAGGTGTGAGTGAGGTGGGGCTGCTCGATCATATCAAAATTCATTTcacgattattttgattgataatgATCATTAAACACTCGCTGATGTTCAAGATCAGCATCTCAGTTCATATCGATCTCACATACATTTAAGAAAACAAGCActacatgaaaaacacaaagtgaaaaatatacacatttataaattataatatacaataataactaaataaacactagtaatttaacatttttttgttaatggtGTAATGTCCATCTCTCTAGTTTTCGTGACAGAGAGAAACTAAAATTCCTATTTAAACTTAATTACTTGCTCAACCCCAGTCTCAGGTGTGTGTGAGGTGTCCTGTGATTGAATTAGGATGTGGCTccgcctcctcttcctcctcctttacCTGGTGCTGCTGTTCGTGTTGGCAAGGATCTTTGAGGCGGTGGTTTGGTACGAGACGGGCTCCTTCTCCACTCAGCTTGTTGACCCTGTCACGCTGAGCTACACCAAACTTAAGACCATTCTGGAGACACGAGGACTCGGAGACTCCGGCCTCAAAGAGAAGACCGATGCCAGCCGCCTCGTCCAGCAGTCAGGTATGAAAGAGAGGGAACAATTATTCagaaaaataattcattaaaaCCATGAGCTATTTGAATTGTTTACACACATGCTCATTATTTGCGTTGGATTGTTGTCACGTATACACGGCCTGAAACAGCTAAAACGTTTTGATCAGtctatttatgaaaaaatttttcataaaatgtgtttttctcagTCTTTATGTGGTTGTCTTGACCTGTTCTCATTGACTCTCTGGCTCCGCCCTCTCAGGTGAGCTGACTCATGGCGAGTTGTACTCAGCAATGAAGAAGGagacagagcagacagaggGTGGAGACTCGAGCAGCACCAACTTTAGCGGAGAGATGCACTTCTATGAGTTAGTGGAGGACACTAAGGACGGGATCTGGCTCGTTCAGGTAGAAAAAAACCTGTACCAAGGTTAGGTTAGAGTAAAAGCAAAGTGCTCACAGAATAGCGCTTTAAGGGGCTTGGGCTCTTTGgactagagttcgccaaaaggcctttgggagactccatgaccaagtggaagaaaattctttggtctgatgggattaaaatattactttttggccatcagacaagacagcatgattggcagacaccaaatactgcacatcaccacaaacacaccgtccaaactgtgaagcactgtggtggcagcatcatgctgtggggttgattctcggcagccagccctagaaggcttgtaaaagtagagggtacaatgaatgcagcaaaatataggaaacccctaaccctaaacctTGGGGGACAATCTTAttgagtctgcaagagaactacagcttgggagaagatttattgtCCAGCAAGCCAATGACacgaagcatacagcaaaagccacttagaaatggtttaaagacaagg
This window encodes:
- the abhd18 gene encoding protein ABHD18 isoform X2 translates to MGVSRLDIFYRRLLLTKLFIGGWGKPEDLKRIFEFRKIIGDREKCQFLVPEDYPVYINKTEEHSDCLIHDGFLISPLEHLVPGILPPESVKARFQFIVPKRWKNNRPVCIQLAGTGDHYFWRRRTLMARPMVKEAAMASLLLENPYYGYRKPKDQLRSCLKNVSDLFVMGGALILESTVLLRWLQREGYWPLGMTGISMGGYMASLAVTNWPKPIPLVPCLSWSTASSVFTTGVLSRAVNWSELEKQYAVNSVYEEEIINLLEYCGADSFKTCQDLIKNHGSLDDLLTLSEDRSSSGQKSGRGFMIGGDHVDHLLSSVSSSGTTHDTVRSLNSSMLQGRKTASDSRPSLHKESISFMKGVMDECTHMANFSVPVDTSLIIVVQAKEDAYIPRTGVLSLQEIWPQCEVRYLNGGHISAYLFKQNVFRQAIYDAFNRFCVKYPNLH
- the abhd18 gene encoding protein ABHD18 isoform X1; the protein is MGVSRLDIFYRRLLLTKLFIGGWGKPEDLKRIFEFRKIIGDREKCQFLVPEDYPVYINKTEEHSDCLIHDGFLISPLEHLVPGILPPESVKARFQFIVPKRWKNNRPVCIQLAGTGDHYFWRRRTLMARPMVKEAAMASLLLENPYYGYRKPKDQLRSCLKNVSDLFVMGGALILESTVLLRWLQREGYWPLGMTGISMGGYMASLAVTNWPKPIPLVPCLSWSTASSVFTTGVLSRAVNWSELEKQYAVNSVYEEEIINLLEYCGADSFKTCQDLIKNHGSLDDLLTLSEDRSSSGQKSGRGFMIGGDHVDHLLSSVSSSGTTHDTVRRSLNSSMLQGRKTASDSRPSLHKESISFMKGVMDECTHMANFSVPVDTSLIIVVQAKEDAYIPRTGVLSLQEIWPQCEVRYLNGGHISAYLFKQNVFRQAIYDAFNRFCVKYPNLH